The following nucleotide sequence is from Gemmatimonadota bacterium.
GTAATGCAGGTGCGAAATAACTACGACCGCGATGTTTTTAACGGTGATATTGGGCGCGTCCAGGGAATAGAGGACGATATATTGCGCGTGCGGTTTCAGGACCGCGTCTTAGAATACGAGTTTTCGGAATTAGACGAATTGGTGCTGGCCTATGCCATGAGTGTCCACAAAAGCCAGGGTGCAGAATTTCGCGCCGTGGTAATGCCCTTGACCACGCAACACTATATGATGTTACAGCGCAACTTATTGTACACAGCCATTACGCGGGCGCGAGAACTGGTCATACTCGTAGGCACAAAACAGGCTCTGGGAATGGCTGTTCGCAACAACCGGGTTGCAGAGCGACACACAACCCTATCTCAGCGCATCCGAACTGGAATTGTCGAAGAACCCGTTCAGGGAACTTTGCTGTGATAAGCAGGTTGTTTTTTATAGCTTATATTGTCTAAATGTTTATCGTATATTATACTTAGGTGATCTCCGATTGAAAGATTTGTATCCAGGAGGCTAATATGCTGTCGAGATGGTTGGTTGGTATAGCGATAATTGTCGTTATAGCAAGTAGTGTTGAAGCCACAGATATCGAGTTTGGAGGGCAAGTTCGGCCTCGCACGGAATTTCGAAATCCCGTTGGCAATGGGCACGACGTATTCACATCCATGCGCGCCCGGCTGAATATCACAGCGAATTTAGATCAAGATGTAAATGTGTTTATCCAATTGCAAGATGTGCGGCTGTGGGGCGAAGAAAGCAACACATTCACCGATTATAATGCCGACAATTTCGACTTTCATCAAGCGTATATGGATATCAATGATATGGGCGACACAGCCCTATCCCTTCGTATTGGACGCCAAGCGATAGGATTGGGCGGGCAACGAATAATCGGCGCAGTTGAATGGGCACAACAAGGACGTGCCTTCGATGGCGTTATCGCGACCGCCAGACCCCAATGGGGCACAGTTCAAGGCGTTGGCGTTCGCCTATCCGATACCACAGCCGAAGGTATAAACGGCAATGCCTATCTGGCCGCTTTGTATGCTACTGCATCGGGAACGAACACATCAGCAGATTTTTACGGCATCTACCACCACGTATCTCCCAAAGGCTTCAACAGAAGTGATAATACGCGGCTATGGACACTCGGCGCACGCATTTACGGCGAAAAATCGAACTGGACCTACCGCGCAGAAGGCTCTTTCCAAACAGGCGAACGGCGTGGGCCGAATGGCTCGGCATTTATGTTTGGTGGCAGACTGGGTACAACACTGGGCAAAGGTAGCCTGACCCTGTGGTATGATTATTTGTCTGGCGATGGCAATGAGAAAGACAGCAAATGGAAATCATTCGATACGCTCTTTGCAACCAATCACAAATACTACGGATTTGCCGATTTATTTCTCAACATTCCCGTCCACACTCAAAATCTCGGCCTTCAGGACTTTGCGATAAAAGTATCCGTACCACTGGATGGGGAAGAGCAGTTGCGTTTGGCAGCGGACGGACATGTGTTCTTCCTCGCCCAAAAAGGCAATATGGAATCGGGTCATCTGGCAGATGAACTCGATTTAACACTTTCATATCAATACAGCGAAAATGTAACCTTTGTCACCGGTTATACAATTGCCCTGGCGCGAGATGCCATCAAGGCATTGGGTCGATTGAACGAGGACATGCACTGGGCTTATGTGATGAGCAATGTTTCATTTTAAGCAAATATTGTTTCCCGTATTTGCGATCAGGCGAGGAGATTTTTCTTCTCGCCTTTTATTTTTTTTCAAGGTGAATATGCGCCCTGAGTTTTTGGGCAGGAATAGCACCTTCGCGCAGGAGAATTGCATGGTCGGTAGAAACATCGACAAGCGTAGAAGGAAGCGTACTGTCGGAAGGTCCACCGTCGAGAATGAGATCGAGATGATCGCCCAGTGCGTTCTCCACCTCATAAGCCGAACGCGCCGGAGGCTCTGTAGAACGATTGGCACTCGTACTCGTAAGGGGACCGCCGAGTTCAGTGAGCAACTGGGTAGCAATGGGCGAACTCGAATGGCGGAGAGCCACTGTATCGCGTCCGCCGAGCAAGGCGGGAGAAAGATCGGGATTGGCGCGAAAAACAAGGGTAAGCGGTCCTGGCCAAAATGCCTCGATAAGTATTTGAGCTATCGGAGATACAGCGCGAACAAGCCTTGAAAGATCATCTACACCGCGAATCAAGAGAATAAACCCCTTGTCCTCCGCGCGCCCTTTGGCAATGAAAATTTTCTGAATAGCCTCATCGTTGTGGGGATCAGCCCCCAGGCCATACACGGTCTCGGTCGGATAGGCAATCAGGCCGCCGTTTTTAATAATATCGGCAG
It contains:
- a CDS encoding alginate export family protein, whose translation is MLSRWLVGIAIIVVIASSVEATDIEFGGQVRPRTEFRNPVGNGHDVFTSMRARLNITANLDQDVNVFIQLQDVRLWGEESNTFTDYNADNFDFHQAYMDINDMGDTALSLRIGRQAIGLGGQRIIGAVEWAQQGRAFDGVIATARPQWGTVQGVGVRLSDTTAEGINGNAYLAALYATASGTNTSADFYGIYHHVSPKGFNRSDNTRLWTLGARIYGEKSNWTYRAEGSFQTGERRGPNGSAFMFGGRLGTTLGKGSLTLWYDYLSGDGNEKDSKWKSFDTLFATNHKYYGFADLFLNIPVHTQNLGLQDFAIKVSVPLDGEEQLRLAADGHVFFLAQKGNMESGHLADELDLTLSYQYSENVTFVTGYTIALARDAIKALGRLNEDMHWAYVMSNVSF
- a CDS encoding L-threonylcarbamoyladenylate synthase; amino-acid sequence: MIALPTPQNINQAADIIKNGGLIAYPTETVYGLGADPHNDEAIQKIFIAKGRAEDKGFILLIRGVDDLSRLVRAVSPIAQILIEAFWPGPLTLVFRANPDLSPALLGGRDTVALRHSSSPIATQLLTELGGPLTSTSANRSTEPPARSAYEVENALGDHLDLILDGGPSDSTLPSTLVDVSTDHAILLREGAIPAQKLRAHIHLEKK